Proteins from a single region of Siphonobacter curvatus:
- a CDS encoding SOS response-associated peptidase yields the protein MCFYVKAQATMQELQDRFEAEPLETEGYEPQDKVNGFAMPYLPVITQEDPDKIQLFRWGLIPNWASPEKASELAKMTLNAKSETLYEKPSFKGSVQQRCLVLVSGFYEWRHQGATKIPYYIHLNDTPLFALGGLYSHWQNRQTGTQIPTFTIITTPANELMEYIHNTKKRMPFVVNPALEKEWIRPNLKRNEMTQFMHPLEQQLMASEVIGAS from the coding sequence ATGTGTTTTTATGTGAAAGCTCAGGCTACCATGCAAGAACTTCAGGATCGGTTTGAAGCCGAGCCGCTGGAGACGGAAGGTTACGAGCCTCAGGACAAGGTAAATGGCTTTGCCATGCCCTATTTGCCCGTCATTACGCAGGAGGATCCCGATAAAATTCAGTTATTCCGCTGGGGATTGATTCCCAATTGGGCTAGCCCCGAAAAAGCCTCGGAACTAGCCAAAATGACCCTGAATGCCAAATCGGAAACGTTGTACGAAAAGCCGAGTTTTAAAGGTTCGGTACAGCAACGCTGCCTCGTACTCGTATCGGGATTTTACGAATGGCGGCATCAGGGTGCTACTAAAATTCCTTACTACATTCATTTGAACGATACGCCGCTGTTTGCCTTGGGTGGTTTGTACAGCCATTGGCAAAACCGGCAGACGGGTACCCAAATTCCAACGTTTACCATCATCACAACGCCCGCCAATGAGCTGATGGAATACATCCACAATACCAAAAAGCGAATGCCTTTTGTAGTGAATCCAGCCCTGGAGAAAGAGTGGATTCGTCCGAATTTGAAGCGGAATGAGATGACCCAATTCATGCATCCGTTGGAACAACAACTGATGGCAAGTGAGGTGATTGGAGCGTCATAA
- a CDS encoding sensor histidine kinase yields the protein MSFLTSRNLRLRLLGPIGLFAFGLIFFKLRMYLELSPRDFLWSMLIGLFCGYIGWELARWVVRFIQKLYPGLPNTRRRLGRLLFVIILLANFNTFLRSGVNQLLNPGLWLYDLYDYFETVGIQVVYVCVYVSIYEGSYLIQQWKQTYQEKEQLMRAEWQARFDSLKSQVNPHFLFNALNALSSLIEESPQLAGRFVDELSKVYRYLLYANDRELTTLETELRFIESYVHLLQTRHGKGIQVHLSVPPEYLHYTLPPLTLQLLVENAVKHNIVRTSQPLTIDISTAFTQPTEVQLWVRNNLQRKTKAVVSNGVGLNNIAAKYRMLTQSDIIIREEADHFTVVLPLLSHLN from the coding sequence TTTTGCCTTTGGTCTGATCTTCTTCAAGCTTCGCATGTACCTGGAATTGTCTCCCCGAGATTTTCTGTGGTCCATGCTGATTGGTTTGTTCTGCGGTTACATCGGCTGGGAGCTGGCTCGCTGGGTGGTCCGGTTTATCCAAAAACTCTATCCCGGCCTGCCAAATACGCGTCGTCGGTTAGGGCGACTCCTGTTTGTCATTATTCTGCTGGCCAATTTCAATACGTTTCTACGCTCGGGAGTCAACCAGCTGCTTAATCCTGGACTATGGCTGTATGATCTCTATGATTACTTCGAAACCGTTGGCATTCAGGTCGTTTATGTCTGCGTCTACGTGAGTATTTACGAGGGAAGTTACCTGATTCAGCAGTGGAAACAAACGTATCAGGAAAAAGAACAACTTATGCGAGCCGAATGGCAGGCCCGTTTTGATTCGCTCAAAAGTCAGGTTAATCCGCACTTTCTGTTTAATGCCCTCAATGCTTTATCTTCCTTAATCGAAGAATCGCCTCAACTGGCGGGTCGCTTTGTGGATGAACTTTCCAAAGTATACCGTTACTTGCTATACGCTAACGATCGCGAACTGACTACGCTGGAAACGGAATTACGTTTCATTGAATCGTACGTGCATTTGTTACAAACGCGGCACGGAAAAGGCATTCAGGTACACCTATCCGTCCCCCCCGAATATCTGCACTACACGCTTCCGCCGCTAACCTTACAATTACTGGTTGAAAACGCGGTCAAACACAATATCGTACGGACCAGTCAGCCCCTAACGATCGATATTTCTACCGCTTTTACCCAGCCCACTGAAGTACAATTATGGGTACGCAATAACCTACAGCGGAAAACGAAAGCGGTGGTAAGCAATGGCGTAGGGCTGAATAATATCGCGGCGAAGTACCGGATGCTGACGCAGTCGGACATTATCATTCGGGAAGAAGCAGACCATTTCACGGTTGTATTACCCTTACTGTCGCACCTGAATTAA
- a CDS encoding helix-turn-helix domain-containing protein, whose translation MTSYQIKPTDELRESVDCIWYEESPHVHLRTQTVAFPYQELLINYGDSFRNTGAFPYAYTAAGSVLGLSPAPLYTTVQGRYQAIGVLLKPGGLYRLFGFTPEKPDTFRQLFGPQTTRFLQNLQEHGQGAEKVQYLQSILREYSRPRPLPTAVRGLLMELESTPEGRIQPYVRSLEQSHKTFIRNFVSVLGLTPKKYLQMVQINQAVRRIITYPEQPLTEVGYESGFYDQAHFIRTFQALAGMTPGAYRRAVREQRVTRDVPNTVYL comes from the coding sequence ATGACTTCGTATCAAATCAAACCGACGGACGAGTTACGGGAGAGCGTGGATTGCATCTGGTACGAGGAAAGCCCACACGTGCACCTGCGGACGCAAACGGTTGCCTTTCCGTATCAGGAGTTACTCATCAATTACGGCGATTCTTTTCGGAATACCGGAGCCTTTCCCTACGCTTATACCGCCGCAGGGTCCGTACTGGGTTTGTCTCCGGCACCCTTATATACAACCGTCCAGGGAAGGTATCAGGCCATCGGAGTGTTGCTTAAACCCGGAGGGCTGTACCGATTATTCGGTTTTACGCCCGAAAAGCCAGATACGTTCCGGCAGTTATTCGGGCCACAAACCACCCGATTTCTCCAAAACCTGCAAGAACATGGCCAGGGAGCCGAAAAAGTCCAGTATCTGCAAAGCATTCTTCGGGAATACAGTCGGCCTCGTCCGCTACCAACCGCCGTACGGGGCTTACTAATGGAGCTGGAATCCACTCCCGAAGGGCGGATTCAGCCGTACGTACGTTCACTGGAACAATCGCATAAAACCTTCATCCGGAACTTCGTTTCGGTATTGGGCCTTACGCCTAAGAAGTACCTGCAAATGGTACAAATCAATCAGGCCGTACGTCGGATCATTACGTATCCTGAACAACCCTTAACCGAAGTGGGCTACGAATCGGGTTTCTATGATCAGGCCCATTTCATCCGGACGTTTCAAGCGTTGGCGGGGATGACGCCCGGTGCGTACCGTCGGGCCGTACGGGAACAGCGGGTGACTCGGGACGTTCCCAATACCGTTTATCTGTAA
- a CDS encoding dihydrofolate reductase family protein, which translates to MRKITLYIAMSLDGFVAGTQDELDWLIQFPNPEQTDYGYAAFLETIDTILMGYRTYEVVLGLEETFPYANLTNYVFTRSTSRGQAPYVSFVTEDWRTFVENLKQQPGKGIWLIGGGQLNAAFLNEKLIDELIVHVMPVVLGSGISLFEGLTKEHTLQLTSTKSYHNGVLELRYHL; encoded by the coding sequence ATGAGAAAAATAACCTTGTACATCGCTATGAGTCTGGACGGATTCGTGGCCGGAACCCAGGATGAATTAGACTGGCTCATTCAATTTCCCAATCCCGAACAAACGGATTACGGCTACGCGGCTTTCCTGGAAACCATTGACACCATCCTGATGGGGTATCGAACTTACGAAGTCGTACTGGGCCTGGAAGAAACCTTTCCGTACGCAAATCTGACGAACTACGTCTTTACCCGTTCGACCAGCCGTGGCCAGGCTCCGTATGTAAGCTTCGTTACGGAAGACTGGCGGACTTTTGTAGAGAACTTAAAACAGCAACCCGGCAAGGGCATCTGGCTGATTGGGGGTGGGCAACTCAACGCGGCTTTTCTGAACGAAAAACTCATCGATGAACTGATCGTTCATGTCATGCCCGTCGTCCTGGGTTCGGGGATTTCGCTGTTTGAAGGACTAACGAAAGAACACACACTTCAGCTTACGAGTACCAAAAGCTACCACAACGGGGTACTGGAATTGCGGTATCACTTGTAA